A single Pan troglodytes isolate AG18354 chromosome X, NHGRI_mPanTro3-v2.0_pri, whole genome shotgun sequence DNA region contains:
- the TNMD gene encoding tenomodulin, with the protein MAKNPPENCEDCHILNAEAFKSKKICKSLKICGLVFGILALTLIVLFWGSKHFWPEVPKKTYDMEHTFYSNGEKKKIYMEIDPVTRTEIFRSGNGTDETLEVHDFKNGYTGIYFVGLQKCFIKTQIKVIPEFSEPEEEIDENEEITTTFFEQSVIWVPAEKPIENRDFLKNSKILEICDNVTMYWINPTLISVSELQDFEEEGEDLHFPANEKKGIEQNEQWVVPQVKVEKTRHARQASEEELPINDYTENGIEFDPMLDERGYCCIYCRRGNRYCRRVCEPLLGYYPYPYCYQGGRVICRVIMPCNWWVARMLGRV; encoded by the exons ATGGCAAAGAATCCTCCAGAGAATTGTGAAGACTGTCACATTCTAAAT GCAGAAGCTTTTAAATCcaagaaaatatgtaaatcacTTAAGATTTGTGGACTGGTGTTTGGTATCCTGGCCCTAACTCTAATTGTCCTGTTTTGGGGGAGCAAGCACTTCTGGCCGGAGGTACccaaaaaa ACCTATGACATGGAGCACACTTTCTACAGCAATGGAGAGAAGAAGAAGATTTACATGGAAATTGATCCTGTGACCAGAACTGAAATATTCAGAAGCGGAAATGGCACTGATGAAACATTGGAAGTACACGACTTTAAAAAC GGATACACTGGCATCTACTTCGTGGgtcttcaaaaatgttttatcaaAACTCAGATTAAAGTGATTCCTGAATTTTCTGAACCAGAAGAGGAAATAGATGAG AATGAAGAAATTACCACAACTTTCTTTGAACAGTCAGTGATTTGGGTCCCAGCAGAAAAGCCTATTGAAAACCgagattttcttaaaaattccaaaattctgGAGATTTGTGATAACGTGACCATGTATTGGATCAATCCCACTCTAATATCAG TTTCTGAGTTACAAGACtttgaggaggagggagaagatcttCACTTTCCTGCCAACGAAAAAAAAGGGATTGAACAAAATGAACAGTGGGTGGTCCCTCAAGTGAAAGTAGAGAAGACCCGTCACGCCAGACAAGCAAGTGAGGAAGAACTTCCAATAAATGACTAT ActgaaaatggaatagaatttgaTCCCATGCTGGATGAGAGAGGTTATTGTTGTATTTACTGCCGTCGAGGCAACCGCTATTGCCGCCGCGTCTGTGAACCTTTACTAGGCTACTACCCATATCCATACTGCTACCAAGGAGGACGAGTCATCTGTCGTGTCATCATGCCTTGTAACTGGTGGGTGGCCCGCATGCTGGGGAGGGTCTAA